The Verrucomicrobiaceae bacterium genome has a window encoding:
- the hemW gene encoding radical SAM family heme chaperone HemW has translation MRNRVQHLYVHIPFCHRICPYCSFHKHTPGSTDIAAFVDALLKEATGHDWQPRTVFFGGGTPTMLSDTHLARLLSGLRDRIDLSQVTEYTLEANPRTITASKAALMREHGVTRVSLGVQAWDQPTLHTLGRDHTPAEAEETWQLLRAADFPSLSLDVMFSIPGQKIETWRETLEKSLQLAPDHLSAYNLNFEEDTDFFRRLQKGEYRTDEDRDATFFALAADLLESRGYEHYEISNYALPGHRSQHNEAYWLGADYAGIGPGAFSTLAGRRWKNIADTDLYIARTLAGESTVTDLEELTPENRRTERFGLELRTARGLPQHLIAPQARTMLETLRDQGLLIIADDHIRLTRAGKPLVDPIAVALMS, from the coding sequence ATCCGCAATCGCGTGCAGCACCTCTACGTCCACATCCCCTTCTGCCACCGCATCTGCCCCTATTGCAGCTTTCACAAGCACACGCCCGGCAGCACCGACATCGCCGCCTTTGTCGATGCCCTGCTCAAAGAAGCCACCGGCCATGACTGGCAGCCGCGCACCGTCTTCTTCGGCGGCGGCACACCCACCATGCTCAGTGACACGCATCTCGCTCGTCTCCTGAGCGGACTACGAGATCGCATCGACCTCTCCCAAGTCACCGAATACACTCTGGAGGCCAATCCACGCACCATCACCGCGTCCAAAGCCGCCCTCATGCGTGAACACGGCGTCACCCGCGTCAGCCTCGGCGTCCAAGCCTGGGACCAGCCCACACTCCACACCCTCGGTCGTGATCACACACCCGCAGAGGCCGAAGAAACGTGGCAACTGCTCCGCGCAGCCGATTTCCCCAGTTTGAGCCTCGATGTCATGTTTTCCATCCCTGGCCAAAAAATCGAAACTTGGCGTGAAACGCTCGAAAAATCACTCCAGCTCGCCCCAGACCATCTCTCTGCCTACAACCTCAATTTTGAAGAGGACACCGACTTTTTCCGCCGCCTCCAAAAAGGTGAATACCGCACCGATGAAGACCGCGACGCCACTTTTTTCGCCCTAGCAGCCGATCTGCTCGAAAGCCGTGGATACGAGCACTACGAGATCAGCAACTACGCCCTCCCCGGCCATCGCAGCCAGCATAACGAAGCCTACTGGCTCGGAGCAGACTACGCCGGCATCGGCCCAGGGGCCTTTTCCACGCTCGCAGGCCGCCGCTGGAAAAACATCGCCGATACCGATCTCTACATCGCCCGAACACTCGCAGGAGAAAGCACCGTCACCGACCTGGAAGAGCTCACTCCAGAAAACCGCCGCACCGAGCGCTTCGGCCTAGAGCTACGCACCGCACGCGGCCTCCCCCAGCACCTCATCGCACCCCAGGCCCGCACCATGCTAGAAACTCTCCGTGACCAGGGCCTCCTCATCATCGCCGATGACCACATCCGCCTCACCCGTGCTGGCAAGCCCCTCGTCGATCCCATCGCCGTCGCACTCATGTCCTGA
- a CDS encoding WXG100 family type VII secretion target, which produces MAQAIMNPEEVRRFAAELKRFNTDMQQRASSLQSRFAALGETWQDAEHEKFGAEFLTTMKTIKKFMEMSEQHTPFLLRKAQRIEDYLNQR; this is translated from the coding sequence ATGGCCCAGGCAATCATGAACCCCGAAGAGGTCCGTCGTTTCGCGGCGGAGCTCAAACGCTTCAATACCGACATGCAGCAGCGTGCTTCCTCGCTGCAAAGCCGCTTCGCAGCCCTCGGTGAGACTTGGCAGGACGCCGAGCACGAAAAATTCGGTGCCGAATTCCTCACCACCATGAAAACGATCAAAAAATTCATGGAAATGAGCGAGCAGCACACCCCCTTCCTCCTGCGCAAAGCACAGAGGATCGAGGACTATCTCAATCAACGCTGA
- the rpsI gene encoding 30S ribosomal protein S9, protein MSKPIANSTGRRKTAIARVFIREGAGSITVNGRDFEEYFPIVAHQNQVIFPLALTNTRMTYDFSVTANGGGITGQVGAVRLGIARALIRVNPELRGALKQNGLLTRDSRAKERKKPGRPGARKRFQFSKR, encoded by the coding sequence ATGAGCAAGCCCATCGCCAACTCCACAGGCCGCCGCAAAACCGCCATCGCCCGCGTCTTCATCCGCGAGGGAGCCGGTTCCATCACCGTCAACGGACGTGATTTCGAAGAATACTTCCCCATCGTCGCTCACCAGAACCAGGTGATCTTCCCCCTCGCCCTCACCAACACCCGCATGACCTATGACTTCAGCGTCACGGCCAATGGTGGTGGCATCACCGGCCAAGTCGGCGCAGTCCGCCTCGGCATCGCCCGCGCTCTCATCCGTGTGAACCCAGAGCTCCGCGGAGCCCTGAAGCAAAACGGCCTCCTCACCCGCGACAGCCGCGCCAAGGAACGTAAGAAGCCAGGTCGCCCAGGTGCTCGTAAGCGCTTCCAGTTCTCCAAGCGTTAA
- a CDS encoding ATP-binding protein — protein MPSLMQKERERWLGRQQMRRIHAQSALKKALAQIQVFSAPLADRLTAAKGRLLAVLKATGGKLTRQGDVTPSAIALSDIPARVESIEAQAADYEAKLATQSGGLLKMFSKSPVDLHQLSASVHDYETAVAELNAATDAANAEAQALYDAEDAIVSAEWNRADEIAQKYKADMLHRNATQLPRMLTLNDRLRQRSASHVEAQKAAHLAELAAPAAETRNAAIAKHEDWLAAYDAASKKRWIDLETEWDAKIPSLLAQVDETAAFPAAAWSSDFTPSSTFPPHSRFATLNLDLSHETAVFAKDTPLSLDGHEHVSLPLALTFPHEGSLLIETDDDGGKWVPEVMNSLIFRILSTAPPGKAHFTIIDAVGLGQNFAGLMHLADYEPALINRRIWTQRDHIEERLQELNEHVEKVIQMYLRNEYATITEYNEQAGSVAEKYHFLVIAGLPAGFSESAMSRLKSILASGPRCGVFVLAHWDRRQALPEGLTVEDLRKHCVRIVREKGVVSFGGISTLTLDPFISDDIAADLAHQIGQASIDSNRVQVPFSVVAPKEMWSESTTNELRIAIGRTGATKLQMLAIGKGTKQHALLAGKTGSGKSTLLHIIITNLALTCSPDEIEFYLIDFKKGVEFKCYADARLPHAKVIAIESDREFALSVLQRIDEELKRRGELYRKLGAQDLAGYKKAGGTEPMPRSMLIIDEFQEFFVEDDSVAQGAALLLDRIVRQGRAFGIHVFLGSQTLGGAYTLARTTLGQMVIRIALQCNEADAALIMDEGNTAARMLSRPGEGIYNDAAGALEGNSPFQVVWLTDEERDENLAKVAALAQTRGFGKKRPIVFEGNMPADVRDNVLLAAALENPPAKAPADPRVWLGLPNAIKGPTDALFPRQSGRHLLLVGQNDEAIAAIMGLAMIGMTAQHPRDKAPAFYLIHSALAETPDFDFLEAAAARSHAKITQGHEAPDFISEVHAEMKRRSDEGSAGDAPIFLLIHGLQKFRKLRYEEDFSFGGDDSPKPGNQLNEIINEGPPLGIHLITSLDTLNNIQRCLSRKALSELGMRVLFQMSANDSASLIDSPKAGSLGLNRALFYSEHESRMETFRPFALPSPEWVTEV, from the coding sequence ATGCCCTCTTTGATGCAAAAGGAGCGCGAGCGCTGGCTCGGTCGGCAGCAGATGCGCCGCATCCATGCCCAGTCTGCGCTGAAAAAAGCGCTCGCTCAGATACAGGTCTTCTCTGCGCCGCTCGCAGATCGGCTCACTGCGGCCAAAGGCCGGCTACTCGCCGTGTTAAAAGCCACGGGCGGAAAACTCACACGCCAGGGAGATGTCACCCCTTCCGCCATCGCTCTGAGCGACATCCCAGCCCGTGTCGAGAGCATCGAGGCCCAAGCTGCGGACTACGAGGCAAAGCTCGCCACCCAGAGCGGCGGCTTGTTGAAAATGTTTAGCAAATCGCCCGTCGATCTGCATCAGCTCAGTGCCTCTGTGCATGATTACGAGACCGCTGTGGCCGAGCTCAATGCCGCCACCGATGCCGCCAACGCGGAGGCACAGGCCCTCTATGATGCCGAGGACGCCATCGTCAGCGCAGAGTGGAATCGTGCCGATGAGATCGCTCAGAAATACAAAGCGGATATGCTGCATCGCAATGCTACGCAGCTCCCGCGCATGCTGACGCTCAATGACCGCCTGCGGCAGCGCAGTGCCTCACACGTCGAGGCCCAAAAAGCCGCCCACCTCGCTGAACTGGCTGCGCCTGCTGCCGAGACGCGGAATGCCGCCATCGCCAAGCATGAGGACTGGCTCGCGGCCTACGATGCCGCATCGAAAAAGCGCTGGATCGACCTAGAAACCGAATGGGACGCGAAAATCCCGTCCTTGCTCGCCCAGGTCGACGAAACGGCTGCATTCCCCGCCGCTGCGTGGAGCAGCGATTTCACGCCGAGCAGCACGTTTCCGCCTCACAGCCGATTCGCGACCCTGAATCTCGATTTGAGCCATGAAACCGCCGTTTTCGCCAAGGACACGCCGCTCTCGCTCGATGGCCACGAGCACGTTTCCTTGCCACTGGCACTCACCTTCCCGCATGAGGGCTCCCTGCTCATCGAAACCGATGATGACGGTGGCAAATGGGTGCCGGAGGTGATGAATAGTCTCATCTTCCGCATCCTCAGCACCGCACCTCCGGGGAAAGCGCACTTCACCATCATCGACGCCGTCGGCCTGGGTCAAAACTTCGCCGGATTGATGCATCTGGCTGATTACGAGCCTGCGCTGATCAATCGCCGCATCTGGACGCAGCGTGACCACATCGAAGAGCGCCTCCAGGAGCTCAATGAGCACGTGGAAAAGGTCATCCAGATGTACCTGCGCAACGAATACGCCACCATCACCGAGTACAATGAGCAAGCCGGCAGCGTGGCGGAGAAATACCACTTCCTCGTCATCGCCGGATTGCCCGCTGGATTCAGCGAATCGGCCATGTCGCGACTGAAGAGCATCCTCGCCAGCGGGCCGCGCTGCGGGGTTTTCGTGCTCGCGCATTGGGATCGCCGCCAGGCGCTGCCAGAGGGCCTCACGGTGGAAGATCTGCGCAAGCACTGCGTGCGCATCGTTCGTGAAAAGGGCGTCGTCAGCTTTGGCGGCATCTCCACGCTCACGCTCGATCCTTTCATCAGCGACGACATTGCCGCCGACCTCGCGCATCAGATCGGGCAGGCCAGCATCGACTCAAACCGCGTGCAGGTGCCGTTTTCCGTCGTCGCACCGAAGGAGATGTGGAGTGAAAGCACCACCAACGAGCTGCGCATCGCCATCGGCCGCACCGGAGCCACCAAGCTGCAAATGCTCGCCATCGGCAAAGGCACCAAACAGCATGCCTTGCTCGCCGGTAAGACCGGTTCCGGTAAATCGACGCTGCTGCACATCATCATCACAAATCTGGCGCTCACATGCAGCCCGGATGAGATCGAGTTCTACCTCATCGACTTCAAAAAAGGCGTCGAGTTCAAGTGCTACGCCGATGCCCGGCTGCCGCACGCCAAAGTCATCGCCATCGAAAGCGACCGCGAGTTTGCCCTCAGTGTGCTGCAACGCATCGACGAAGAATTGAAACGCCGTGGCGAGCTGTATCGCAAACTCGGCGCTCAAGATTTGGCCGGTTACAAAAAAGCCGGCGGCACGGAGCCGATGCCGCGCAGCATGCTCATCATCGACGAATTCCAGGAATTCTTCGTCGAGGACGACTCCGTCGCTCAAGGTGCCGCACTGCTGCTCGACCGCATCGTGCGCCAGGGCCGTGCGTTCGGCATTCATGTCTTCCTCGGCTCCCAAACGCTCGGCGGTGCCTACACGCTCGCCCGAACGACTTTGGGTCAAATGGTCATCCGTATCGCTTTGCAGTGCAACGAGGCCGATGCCGCTCTCATTATGGACGAGGGCAACACAGCAGCCCGCATGCTCTCACGGCCCGGTGAAGGCATCTACAATGACGCGGCGGGTGCTTTGGAGGGCAATTCGCCTTTCCAAGTCGTCTGGCTCACGGATGAAGAACGCGACGAAAACCTCGCCAAAGTGGCCGCACTGGCCCAGACACGCGGATTCGGCAAAAAACGCCCCATCGTGTTCGAAGGCAACATGCCCGCCGATGTCCGCGACAACGTCCTGTTGGCCGCCGCACTCGAAAATCCGCCCGCAAAGGCCCCTGCCGATCCACGCGTGTGGTTGGGCCTGCCGAATGCGATCAAAGGCCCCACGGATGCTCTTTTCCCACGTCAGAGTGGCCGCCATCTGCTCCTCGTCGGACAGAACGATGAAGCCATCGCCGCGATCATGGGCCTAGCGATGATCGGAATGACGGCGCAGCATCCCCGCGACAAAGCGCCTGCCTTTTATCTCATCCACAGTGCCCTCGCTGAGACACCGGACTTCGACTTCCTCGAAGCCGCCGCCGCACGGAGTCACGCGAAGATCACACAGGGGCACGAAGCCCCCGATTTCATCAGCGAAGTACACGCTGAGATGAAACGCCGCAGTGATGAGGGCAGCGCAGGCGATGCGCCCATCTTCCTGCTCATCCACGGCCTGCAAAAGTTCCGCAAACTGCGCTACGAAGAAGATTTCTCTTTCGGCGGCGACGATTCGCCGAAGCCCGGCAACCAACTCAACGAGATCATCAACGAAGGTCCACCGCTGGGCATCCATCTCATCACCAGCCTCGACACGCTGAACAACATCCAGCGCTGCCTCAGCCGCAAAGCGCTGAGCGAGCTCGGCATGCGTGTGCTCTTCCAAATGAGCGCGAATGATTCCGCGAGTTTGATCGACTCACCGAAAGCAGGCTCACTCGGCCTGAATCGCGCGCTTTTTTACAGCGAGCACGAGTCGCGGATGGAGACATTCAGGCCTTTTGCGCTGCCTAGCCCGGAGTGGGTGACTGAGGTGTGA
- a CDS encoding DUF350 domain-containing protein → MDTTILLNSFIYALLGVVIFIVSFIIVDKLTPYDLWKQLVEEKNIALAIVVGAAALGICLIIASAIH, encoded by the coding sequence ATGGACACCACCATCCTGCTCAACTCCTTCATCTACGCCCTACTCGGCGTCGTCATCTTCATCGTCAGCTTCATCATCGTGGACAAGCTCACGCCCTACGACCTCTGGAAGCAACTCGTCGAAGAAAAAAACATCGCCCTCGCCATCGTCGTCGGAGCCGCCGCCCTCGGCATCTGCCTCATCATCGCCTCCGCCATTCACTGA
- a CDS encoding KUP/HAK/KT family potassium transporter yields MVFGDIGTSPLYALKESLTHAKPIPGDPLGVLGPLSLMFWSLIVMVCFKYLTFITKATNHGEGGMFALLTLFRSAKWSFKPQTTGAVVLIGIFGACLLYGDGMITPAISVLSAVEGLALLDAQLGTNLAEYVVPIAAGIIMGLFLIQRHGTAKIGVAFGPIMILWFLTLATLGILNIGAYPGIFSALLPHHGVNFLLHHGYESFVLMGLVLLAVTGCEAMYADIGHFGRPPLVRSWYVIVLPALMLNYLGQGALVLSDVKASLQPSYHHFFSLVPKPALIPVILLATAATIIASQAMITGVYSLTQQAVQLGYLPRLKIIHTNAHVRGQIYMPQVNYLLMIACLGLVFTFKSSTNLAAAYGLSVAMDMTMTSILFFLVSRHVWKWDLWKALLPMLIFIVFELGYLSGGILKIPQGGWFPLAVGATMWVIMKTWIDGRRILYQAMMRGRLPVDFLVDEIKKDRIIRVPGTAVFMSASADGLPLSLLHHLKHNKALHKQVVLLTVRFDEIPHVTKGNRFVIEEFHDEFYRIVLHYGFAESPCVLDDLCTALHTKGKVKRDGITFYQSREVLHTNGPGKMARWRKNLFVILSRIARPATGYFELPPRQVIELGIQLEV; encoded by the coding sequence GTGGTCTTTGGTGACATCGGCACCAGTCCACTCTACGCTCTGAAAGAAAGCCTCACGCATGCCAAGCCCATTCCGGGTGATCCGCTCGGTGTGCTAGGACCGCTCTCGCTGATGTTTTGGTCGCTGATAGTGATGGTGTGTTTCAAATACCTCACCTTCATCACCAAGGCCACCAACCATGGCGAAGGCGGCATGTTCGCCCTGCTGACATTGTTTCGCTCGGCGAAGTGGTCGTTCAAACCGCAGACGACAGGCGCAGTGGTGCTCATCGGCATTTTCGGGGCCTGCTTGCTCTATGGGGATGGGATGATCACACCTGCGATTTCCGTGTTGTCCGCCGTGGAGGGGCTAGCCCTGCTGGATGCCCAATTAGGCACCAATCTGGCGGAGTATGTCGTGCCCATCGCGGCAGGGATCATCATGGGACTGTTTTTGATCCAGCGGCACGGCACGGCCAAGATTGGCGTCGCATTCGGGCCCATCATGATTCTGTGGTTCCTGACGCTGGCCACGCTGGGCATCCTCAATATCGGTGCCTATCCAGGCATTTTCTCCGCACTGCTGCCTCATCACGGGGTGAATTTCCTGCTGCATCACGGTTACGAAAGCTTCGTGCTCATGGGACTGGTCTTGCTCGCCGTGACAGGCTGCGAAGCGATGTACGCAGACATCGGTCACTTTGGCAGGCCGCCGCTGGTCAGGAGCTGGTATGTCATCGTACTCCCGGCGCTGATGCTCAATTACCTGGGGCAGGGGGCACTGGTGCTCTCAGATGTGAAGGCCTCTCTCCAGCCCTCATACCACCACTTTTTCAGCCTAGTGCCAAAACCAGCCCTCATCCCGGTCATCCTACTGGCCACCGCCGCGACGATCATCGCCTCCCAGGCCATGATCACCGGGGTGTACTCGCTCACTCAGCAGGCCGTGCAGCTCGGCTACCTGCCACGGCTGAAAATCATCCACACCAATGCTCATGTGCGCGGCCAGATCTACATGCCGCAGGTCAATTACCTGCTCATGATCGCCTGCTTGGGCTTGGTCTTCACCTTCAAGTCCTCCACCAATCTCGCGGCTGCCTATGGCCTATCCGTGGCCATGGACATGACCATGACGAGCATTCTCTTTTTCCTCGTCTCACGCCATGTGTGGAAGTGGGATCTATGGAAGGCCCTGCTGCCGATGCTGATCTTCATAGTCTTCGAGCTAGGCTACCTCAGCGGTGGCATACTGAAAATCCCCCAAGGTGGCTGGTTCCCGCTGGCCGTGGGAGCCACCATGTGGGTCATCATGAAGACCTGGATCGACGGGCGGCGCATCCTCTACCAGGCGATGATGCGCGGACGCTTGCCGGTCGATTTCCTCGTCGATGAAATCAAAAAAGACCGCATCATCCGCGTCCCCGGCACTGCTGTCTTCATGAGTGCGAGCGCCGATGGCCTACCGCTATCCCTGCTGCATCATTTGAAGCACAACAAAGCCCTGCATAAACAAGTCGTGCTACTCACCGTGCGCTTCGATGAAATCCCGCACGTCACCAAGGGAAACCGCTTCGTCATCGAGGAGTTCCATGACGAATTCTACCGCATCGTGCTCCACTACGGCTTTGCCGAGTCCCCCTGCGTGCTCGATGACCTCTGCACCGCCCTCCATACCAAGGGCAAGGTCAAACGTGATGGCATCACCTTCTACCAGAGCCGCGAA
- a CDS encoding (deoxy)nucleoside triphosphate pyrophosphohydrolase, whose protein sequence is MSHVSVVCAILRRDDLFLLARRPPGKRLGGLWEFPGGKVEPGELPEAALHRELAEELGCTVRVLAEFAAVDHVYEWGAIRLLPFLCELAPGSTEPVAHEHTELAWSALQDLENYELAPADLPVLQMLLKRVLGPVNPHSGI, encoded by the coding sequence ATGTCCCATGTTTCTGTCGTATGCGCCATTTTGCGGCGTGATGATCTTTTTTTGCTGGCCCGCCGTCCGCCAGGGAAGAGGCTGGGCGGCCTATGGGAATTCCCTGGTGGCAAGGTGGAGCCTGGGGAACTGCCGGAGGCGGCGCTGCATCGCGAACTGGCGGAGGAGTTAGGCTGTACGGTGCGTGTGCTGGCCGAGTTTGCCGCTGTAGATCATGTCTATGAATGGGGAGCGATCCGGCTGCTGCCTTTTTTGTGCGAATTGGCCCCAGGGAGCACGGAGCCCGTGGCGCATGAGCACACGGAGCTGGCCTGGAGTGCTCTGCAAGACCTCGAGAACTACGAATTGGCTCCAGCAGACCTTCCGGTGCTCCAGATGCTGCTGAAGAGAGTTCTTGGGCCTGTTAACCCTCACAGCGGCATATAG
- a CDS encoding DUF4178 domain-containing protein, producing MPETVPAYDTRRYDCPQCGAPVPFRSSVAIFAVCEHCRSTVVRDDFQVSTFGVIAELPPDLSPLQIGTHGHFTGQAFTLIGRLRLHWGEGSWTEWCADFGNGRIGWIAEVMGYYTISFEKDAPEASKLTNTPQAKKRLKLAGAEWLVTDVKTARCIAAEGELPYAVQPGAERRSVDLTGPQGTFGTLEIEGETRTFYEGHYAQFDELHFTHLRKVPGWDEHAQITRQQSTATNCPNCAAPVNIRAEGLSMSAVCGSCGTILDSSQPVLAAVGHVEKTALRIQPILPIGARGVLCGDTWEVIGFMRRKDRWCQWDEFLLFNPWLGFRFLVTFRGHWSLVRILPGHHTNQLWMGRMFALFAAENVSTTDVLGEFYWRVKSGERADVRDHISPPYVLTSEYSKDFDEITWSGGHYVTHPEVAAAFLPAGRHLPTPTGRYLNEPNPHLQRWQETRSSFFFALAAYILIQLLFIGIDHTSRVQEATVTYAGASALEKTILSPSFTLNGGSAPLHITSATGQLTTGGFLALKGDLVNAETQATVPVTLPMSNHSGQLEEQTAKIILPAIPAGKYYLRFEPDASASLPMTSARLTIERGGLFWSNFWLGLGLICLWPIWVRLRPSTFEKQRWMESDFSPYATASSDD from the coding sequence GTGCCCGAAACCGTCCCCGCATACGACACACGCCGATATGACTGCCCGCAATGCGGAGCACCCGTACCATTTCGCTCCTCCGTAGCCATTTTCGCCGTCTGCGAGCACTGTCGCTCCACCGTCGTGCGCGATGACTTTCAAGTCAGCACCTTCGGCGTCATCGCCGAGCTACCGCCAGACCTCTCTCCGCTGCAAATCGGCACCCATGGCCACTTCACCGGTCAGGCATTCACCCTCATCGGTCGCCTACGACTTCATTGGGGTGAAGGGAGCTGGACCGAGTGGTGCGCCGATTTCGGCAATGGCCGCATCGGCTGGATCGCAGAGGTCATGGGCTACTACACCATCAGCTTCGAAAAAGACGCCCCAGAAGCCTCCAAGCTCACCAACACGCCACAGGCTAAAAAACGCCTCAAACTCGCCGGAGCCGAGTGGCTAGTCACCGATGTCAAAACAGCCCGCTGCATCGCCGCAGAAGGCGAGCTGCCCTACGCCGTGCAACCCGGCGCAGAACGCCGCAGCGTCGATCTCACCGGCCCGCAGGGCACCTTCGGCACCCTGGAGATCGAAGGAGAGACGCGTACTTTTTACGAAGGGCACTATGCCCAGTTCGATGAGTTGCATTTCACCCATCTGCGCAAAGTCCCCGGCTGGGATGAACATGCACAAATCACGCGGCAGCAGAGCACCGCCACGAACTGCCCCAACTGCGCCGCTCCCGTAAACATCCGCGCAGAAGGTCTCTCCATGTCCGCCGTCTGCGGCTCCTGTGGCACCATATTGGACAGCTCACAGCCCGTACTGGCCGCCGTCGGCCATGTGGAAAAAACTGCCCTCCGCATCCAGCCCATACTGCCCATCGGAGCACGCGGCGTCCTCTGCGGTGATACCTGGGAAGTCATCGGCTTCATGCGCAGAAAGGACCGCTGGTGCCAGTGGGATGAATTCCTGCTCTTTAATCCCTGGCTCGGCTTCCGCTTCCTCGTCACCTTCCGCGGCCACTGGTCACTCGTGCGCATCCTGCCCGGTCATCACACGAACCAGCTCTGGATGGGGCGAATGTTCGCACTCTTCGCCGCAGAGAACGTCTCCACCACCGACGTCCTCGGGGAATTCTACTGGCGTGTAAAATCCGGTGAGCGTGCCGACGTGCGTGATCACATCAGCCCACCCTATGTCCTTACCTCGGAATACAGCAAAGACTTCGATGAAATCACCTGGTCCGGTGGACACTACGTCACGCATCCAGAAGTCGCCGCCGCCTTCCTCCCCGCAGGCCGCCATCTTCCGACACCCACGGGCCGCTACCTCAATGAGCCCAATCCCCATCTCCAGCGCTGGCAGGAGACACGCAGCTCCTTTTTCTTTGCCCTAGCCGCCTACATCCTCATCCAGCTCCTCTTCATCGGCATCGATCACACCAGTCGCGTACAGGAAGCCACCGTCACTTATGCAGGAGCCAGCGCTCTGGAAAAAACCATCCTGTCACCCAGCTTCACCCTAAATGGAGGCTCAGCGCCGCTGCACATCACCTCAGCGACTGGCCAGCTCACCACGGGCGGCTTCCTCGCCCTCAAAGGCGACCTCGTGAACGCCGAAACACAGGCCACCGTGCCCGTCACGCTACCCATGAGCAATCACAGCGGCCAGCTCGAAGAACAAACCGCCAAAATCATCCTCCCAGCCATCCCCGCAGGAAAATATTACCTGCGCTTTGAGCCAGATGCCTCCGCCTCCCTTCCCATGACCTCCGCACGACTCACCATCGAGCGTGGAGGCCTCTTTTGGTCAAATTTTTGGCTCGGGCTCGGCCTCATCTGTCTCTGGCCCATTTGGGTCCGCCTACGTCCCTCAACCTTTGAAAAACAACGTTGGATGGAGAGCGACTTCAGCCCCTACGCCACCGCCTCCAGTGATGACTGA
- a CDS encoding squalene/phytoene synthase family protein, producing MNDESHHERELGGQLLASVSRSFYLTLKALPVELREPISLAYLLARTADTIADTASVSAAVRLECLEQYRRLLRGGDEVAALAQRLRAEFCPMQEDEAERRLMEKFAEGIAWLRTMGPRPLEAIQSVLEHIIDGQMLDIRRFPADGELRRLANEQELDEYTWLVAGCVGEFWTQLCASELPASLDGAVTTAQMQAWGARMGKGLQLINILRDVGEDTRDGRCYLPCEEAEIPAQWRRWLEVCVEHLEQGLCYVKHVSHGKLRYATALPLLLGIQTVAKMRAAPWERVLAGIKISRLDVASILAQAALACRSPEALERLYRKLAA from the coding sequence ATGAACGACGAATCCCACCATGAACGCGAGCTCGGAGGCCAGTTGCTGGCCTCGGTGTCGCGGTCGTTTTATCTGACGCTGAAGGCGCTGCCGGTGGAGCTGCGGGAGCCGATCTCGCTGGCGTATCTGCTGGCGCGGACGGCGGATACGATCGCGGATACGGCGAGTGTGAGTGCGGCGGTGAGGCTGGAGTGCCTGGAGCAGTATCGCAGGCTGCTGCGGGGTGGGGATGAGGTGGCAGCGCTGGCACAGCGGCTAAGAGCGGAGTTTTGCCCGATGCAGGAGGATGAGGCGGAGCGGCGGCTGATGGAAAAATTCGCCGAAGGGATCGCGTGGCTGCGGACGATGGGGCCACGGCCACTGGAGGCGATCCAGAGTGTGCTGGAGCATATCATTGATGGGCAGATGCTGGATATACGGCGCTTCCCAGCGGATGGGGAATTACGCCGCTTAGCCAATGAGCAGGAGCTGGATGAGTACACCTGGCTGGTAGCGGGCTGTGTGGGTGAGTTTTGGACGCAACTATGTGCCAGTGAGTTGCCCGCATCGCTGGATGGGGCGGTGACGACGGCGCAGATGCAGGCCTGGGGTGCGCGGATGGGGAAGGGGCTGCAACTGATCAATATCCTGCGTGATGTGGGTGAGGATACACGGGATGGCCGCTGCTATCTGCCGTGTGAGGAGGCAGAGATCCCTGCGCAGTGGCGGAGATGGCTGGAGGTCTGCGTGGAGCACCTGGAGCAGGGGCTTTGCTATGTGAAGCATGTGAGCCATGGGAAGCTGCGCTATGCCACGGCGCTGCCGCTGCTGCTGGGCATTCAGACCGTGGCGAAGATGCGTGCAGCACCATGGGAGCGTGTGCTGGCGGGGATCAAAATCTCACGCCTGGATGTGGCGAGCATTCTTGCCCAGGCGGCGCTGGCTTGTCGTAGTCCAGAGGCTCTGGAGCGGCTGTATCGGAAGCTGGCGGCGTGA